One Geotrypetes seraphini chromosome 15, aGeoSer1.1, whole genome shotgun sequence genomic window carries:
- the AURKAIP1 gene encoding aurora kinase A-interacting protein, protein MWVLRVTSQVAKTTRLAGSLLLGSVRASVCPSLTSVNYSTQHSRSVGTPPQRWYAVDPELEEMLVPRRMSISPLESWLTVFYSLPRAEVIDIQQNIGYAPGGAATKYNCPQQELGELDHNRVQCKNVLKIRRRKMNRHKYKKHQKKTKFLRRKILEGRRKKRQKKFEMDLKRIWRKAGLKKPAAGWQFPKIFVRHEKSE, encoded by the exons ATGTGGGTGCTACGGGTCACGTCTCAGGTAGCGAAAACTACAAGACTTGCAG gaagtttgTTGTTGGGGTCAGTGCGTGCTAGTGTGTGTCCCAGTCTTACCTCTGTGAATTACAGTACCCAACATAGCAGAAGCGTGGGCACCCCCCCACAGCGATGGTATGCGGTGGACCCTGAACTGGAAGAAATGCTAGTGCCTAGGAGAATGTCCATTAGCCCACTAGAAAGCTGGTTAACTGTTTTTTATTCTCTGCCAAGGGCAGAAGTCATTGACATTCAACAAAATATAGGCTATGCACCTGGTGGAGCTGCCACCAAGTACAACTGCCCTCAGCAGGAACTGGGAGAGCTCGACCATAACAGGGTGCAGTGTAAAAATGTGCTAAAGATACGCAGGAGGAAAATGAACCGACACAAgtacaagaagcatcaaaaaaagACAAAGTTTTTACGACGAAAGATCTTAGAAGGCCGAAGGAAGAAACGCCAG AAAAAGTTTGAGATGGACTTGAAGCGGATCTGGAGGAAAGCTGGTCTGAAGAAGCCAGCTGCAGGCTGGCAATTTCCTAAGATATTTGTGAGGCATGAAAAGTCTGAATGA